A single Papio anubis isolate 15944 unplaced genomic scaffold, Panubis1.0 scaffold1225, whole genome shotgun sequence DNA region contains:
- the LOC101026387 gene encoding mas-related G-protein coupled receptor member X1, whose translation MDPTIPALDTELTPINRTEETPCYKQTLSFMGLTCIISLVGLTGNAVVLWLLGFRMHKNAFSIYILNLSMADFLFLSGRFIYSLLSFISVPQTISKILYPVMMFSYFAGLSFLSAMSTERCLSVLWPMWYRCRRPTHLSVVLCVLLWVVSLLRSILEWMFCGLLFSGADPVLCQTSDFITVAWLIFLCVALCVSSLVLVVRILCGSRKMPLTRLYVTILLTVLVFLLCGLPFGVQFFLFLWIHVDRKVLYCHVHLVSMFLATLNSSANPIIYFFVGSFRQRQNRQNLKLVLQRALQDTPEVDEGGGRLPEETLELSGSRSEQ comes from the coding sequence ATGGATCCAACCATCCCAGCCTTGGACACAGAACTGACACCAATCAACCGAACTGAGGAGACTCCTTGCTACAAGCAGACCTTGAGCTTCATGGGGCTGACGTGCATCATTTCCCTTGTCGGACTGACAGGAAACGCGGTTGTGCTCTGGCTCCTGGGCTTCCGCATGCACAAGAACGCCTTCTCCATCTACATCCTCAACCTGTCCATGGCCGACTTCCTCTTCCTCAGTGGCCGCTTTATATATTCCCTGTTAAGCTTCATCAGTGTGCCCCAAACCATCTCTAAAATCCTCTATCCTGTGATGATGTTTTCCTACTTTGCAGGCCTGAGCTTTCTGAGCGCCATGAGCACCGAGCGCTGCCTGTCCGTCCTGTGGCCCATGTGGTACCGCTGCCGCCGCCCCACACACCTGTCAGTGGTCCTGTGTGTCCTGCTCTGGGTCGTGTCCCTGCTGCGGAGCATCCTGGAATGGATGTTCTGTGGCCTCCTGTTTAGTGGTGCGGATCCTGTTTTGTGTCAAACATCGGATTTCATCACAGTCGCgtggctgatttttttatgtgTGGCTCTCTGTGTGTCCAGCCTGGTCCTAGTGGTCAGGATTCTCTGTGGATCCCGGAAGATGCCGCTGACCAGGCTGTACGTGACCATCCTGCTCACAGTGCTGGTCTTCCTCCTCTGCGGCCTGCCCTTCGGCGTtcagtttttcctatttttatggATCCACGTGGATCGGAAAGTCTTATATTGTCATGTTCATCTAGTTTCTATGTTCCTGGCCACTCTTAACAGCAGTGCCAATCCCATCATTTACTTCTTCGTAGGCTCCTTTAGGCAGCGCCAAAATAGGCAGAACCTGAAGCTGGTTCTCCAGAGGGCTCTGCAGGACACGCCTGAGGTGGATGAAGGTGGAGGGCGGCTTCCTGAGGAAACCCTGGAGCTGTCCGGAAGCAGATCGGAGCAGTGA